ATGGGACGATCAAGATTGTCGGGCGCAAAATAGTTGACACAATTGATGCAACCACGTGATGCATATCGATGCGCCGGTGGGTGCATCTACACGGCTGCCAGTGAGTCACCCGACGCATTTTGCATACAAACGTCGTTGGGAAGGAATGTTGATAATCATCACGGTAAcgtgccgacgacgactggGTCTGGGTGGTTCGCAACCGTTAATGACTTTGTAAGACAATGACACTTTATGCTGCCAATTTTACGGCTCGTCAACGGATTGACGGGATTTGCTTGGTATTTTGTCAGCTATTTTAATTGGCCGATTCGAACCGAACGGTTGTGGGGGGATGGTTTGACTTCCGTgttgtgaaaatatgaaattaaTAGGAAAAATTTGTCGCTTAATGTTATCATTTTTACACACGAGTTAAATTTGTTACGTAAGTGCTTATTACTACTTGCTTCTAATCTCGaaatttcttttgattttcaatCTTGATTCAGTACTTTTCAAACAATGTATGAAAAATGCTCGAAATACACAGCGCCCTCTATGCGTGAGAAAATGATGAAAGAGAGGTTCGAAACCCTGCTAAACATGAAGAAAgcagaaaatatttttttgaaaattataaacGCATCATGTTTTTCTAATAGTGCACTTTATTTACTAACCCTTGTTTGTGCAACTTGAACCGTCGTGCGCATCGCTTTATGCAATTGCTTCCTTTTGTCACTAATTATCGCTACATTAACTTAACTCGCTACAATGTCTTAACCGAGCGAGACGCGTATACTGTTTGCTCGGCCGTCGGATGACTCTGGGAAGGCGTTATCCTGCCACTCGGCTTGTTCTCCTTACGCGAATGCACTCTGGGTGAGATACTGAACACAGGACTAGAGTTAGGGGGGTGTCGTTGATGGTGGGTTGAGATAGAACAATTCCTTCCTATCGTGCCTTGTTGATGGCCGTGATTAAACCCCCGACGGAGCGGTGGATCCGGAGGAGCAGTAAAAACCCTAGGTTGATTCCCACGAACGCTACGTAGCTCGCGATACCTTCGTAGATGAAGCGTGGTGCAAAAATTTTCCACACCATCAGATGCCGACAGTGCAACGTGCAGGCCAACATGGCACAGAATATCTGCGAAAGATGCATTATTGTAAGCGAGGAAgaccaccacttccggttccccATTTGCCCACTCACCCTCAGCGATTggaccaacagcagcaggcagccgGTTTTGAAGACGATCCCGAAGAACagcttttcgttttcgtacAAATTTAGCTCCCCTTTGGAGACGTCGAAATCGATTGGGGTAACGATGGTCGAGTGGTTCTCATTCGGGCGATTGACCGTTACACTACGATACTCGACACTACCCACCCCGTTAGCTTCCACCTTTCGGACGGGTGCTTCTGGTGCTCGATTGAACGGCTTCTTGATAGACATCGGACCACCGGATGGTGCTGCCTTCGTTTGCCCTTTGACCAACGCTGGCCACATCGTGTGGACACAGAGCGGAACAAACACCATCAACGGAAATAGGACCGACAGAAGGAACGTTGTGGAGAACGTGTTGAGCAGGACGAGCACCGCCGAcagtgtgttgctgttgtcgtAGTAAAATGTTCGCCCAACGAAGGCGGCATTCCAGTCAATCTGCGACAGGGTCGGTTGATGGGAGGTCGCATAGAATCCGAACTGTTGCAGAATGATCCACGTGAGGATCGTGCTAAAATTTGGCTGCACACAGGTCTGCAAATTCGATCCGCTTTTGCACTGCTTTATTGATGCGATCACGCCGTATGCCATGGCCACGACGTTCACGATCATCAGCCCCATCGTACCGTGCGATCCAAGGAGCAAGGCCAACAGTACGCTCACCGTGGCGCCGGTGGCTACGAAAACGGATGAGTAAACCGTTGCTAGGCCACAAACGATCGGTATGTCGGGAATTTCCTCCGTTTGGTTTGCATCATCCCCTCCCGAACCAGCCCGCTGGTTGTAGGTTGCCTTTAGCTGTTTGTAGATCTCCGAGGCCACGTTACGATCGCTGTACAGCACATCGAGCACTTCCTTGCGGCGTGGCAGTACGAACACCAGGAGAGGCGAGACGATAAGGACGGCCACTTGCAGCAGTGCCAGCCCGTAGACTACCCAAGCGAGTGCGTCCACGTGCAGTGGTGGAACGCCGGAAGCAGTCGTTTTGGTAATGGTAAAGTGGCCACAGGCGCACACGACGGCCAGGGTTGGTCCGTACCGGGCCAGCAGCACATTGATCCTCGTGCCCGTCAGATTTCCACATGCCCTGAGGTACAGGCGCGTACAGACCACGTACAGGACGAGTGCTACGATCGGTAGGAAGTCAACGTTCGATGCCGAACGGGGACGCCGTTGACCTTCGGCTGGTGCTTTCACCAGATAGTCCGTACAGTTGGTCTGCTCCTCGCGGCATCGAAAGTAGTGGCTCGAGAGGCGTATCAACGACACGCCAAACAGTGCCAGGGCCAACAGCTTCACAAAGGTGGATCGTTTTAGCACCGTCCACTTGGCGGTTCGAGGAATGGCAAATCTTCCGGACGGGTCACGCTGTAGAGTGTAGAGCCCGGCAAGGAAAAAACCCATCAGCACGTACGAAAGGATCTTCGGTTCCTGCACGATGAAGCTGTTGGCGAAGAAGACGCAGGTTGTGAACACGAACGAGACGCGCGTAAGGAAGTTGGTGGTGCGTCGCGTGCTGGCCACACTGTCCGAGATGGCGATCCAGTGTTGGACGGTGAGCACCGCCAGGATACCGATGCTGGTGAAGGCCGTGAACAGGATCGCACCGTGCGAAGCCGAACTAAGTCCAAAGTCGGCATAAAAGAAGTACCCGACAGGGGCGGCCACGAGCGACAGGAGCAGGACATATCGCACGACCGCATCGTGAAACATCTTCCCCAACTGGTACGGGCTGGAATTGATGATGAGTAACGCCATCGCGAAGCAACCTAAAAAGGTGACCATCAGGCCGTGCATAATGAGTTGCGGATCGAACCGGACCCAAATCTCTCGACAGCCCTCCAGAATGTCTTTCAGGTAGAGGCGCAAATCTTTCGAGAAGCTTTCGAAGGCTGCCTCCGTGTACACGGTGTTGACGCGTTGCGTCAGAATCAGGAACTTATTGTCCAGCTCG
The nucleotide sequence above comes from Anopheles bellator chromosome 1, idAnoBellAS_SP24_06.2, whole genome shotgun sequence. Encoded proteins:
- the LOC131215008 gene encoding GPI ethanolamine phosphate transferase 3, translating into MAKARNFVFVLVWLSLLISAGIHLFSQGFLLTRVTDTETSSCVRYEDYRCGNDPSQVSGCNGTEKVASILRDVNRSSGICLPPKAKVILLVIDALRYDFGLYDAANSQPAPYENNLPFIAELLRKYPDHSRRLKFVADPPTTTMQRLKGMTTGSLPTFIDIGSNFASPEINEDNLIDQLVRHNRTSVFLGDGTWTELFPNRFTRAYDYPSFNIYDLDTVDTAIMKHLPREIGRPDWDIIVAHFLGVDHCGHRYGPLHEEMRRKLREMDTVMRSVVEEMANGTTLIVIGDHGMTQTGDHGGESTEEVEALFFMYSKGVPLLSRAYDDYGQVMQQIDLVPTLATILGIPIPHSNLGQINFQLLPDTIVDSFLRYQLALVHLWQNARQIQGYFQRYADSNVGTFGVDLLDELDNKFLILTQRVNTVYTEAAFESFSKDLRLYLKDILEGCREIWVRFDPQLIMHGLMVTFLGCFAMALLIINSSPYQLGKMFHDAVVRYVLLLSLVAAPVGYFFYADFGLSSASHGAILFTAFTSIGILAVLTVQHWIAISDSVASTRRTTNFLTRVSFVFTTCVFFANSFIVQEPKILSYVLMGFFLAGLYTLQRDPSGRFAIPRTAKWTVLKRSTFVKLLALALFGVSLIRLSSHYFRCREEQTNCTDYLVKAPAEGQRRPRSASNVDFLPIVALVLYVVCTRLYLRACGNLTGTRINVLLARYGPTLAVVCACGHFTITKTTASGVPPLHVDALAWVVYGLALLQVAVLIVSPLLVFVLPRRKEVLDVLYSDRNVASEIYKQLKATYNQRAGSGGDDANQTEEIPDIPIVCGLATVYSSVFVATGATVSVLLALLLGSHGTMGLMIVNVVAMAYGVIASIKQCKSGSNLQTCVQPNFSTILTWIILQQFGFYATSHQPTLSQIDWNAAFVGRTFYYDNSNTLSAVLVLLNTFSTTFLLSVLFPLMVFVPLCVHTMWPALVKGQTKAAPSGGPMSIKKPFNRAPEAPVRKVEANGVGSVEYRSVTVNRPNENHSTIVTPIDFDVSKGELNLYENEKLFFGIVFKTGCLLLLVQSLRIFCAMLACTLHCRHLMVWKIFAPRFIYEGIASYVAFVGINLGFLLLLRIHRSVGGLITAINKAR